GGCCGACTGATGATCGTCGCCGCGGACCACCCGGCCCGGGGTGCCCTGGCCGTAGGGGAGCGCAAGTTCGCCATGGCGAGCCGCGCCGATCTCCTTGAGCGGCTGTGCCTCGCCCTCTCCCGGCCCGGCGTCGACGGGGTGCTCGCCACCGCCGACATCCTCGACGACCTGCTGCTGCTCGGCGCGCTCGACCACAAGGTCGTCATCGGGTCGATGAACCGCGGCGGACTCGCGGGCGCCTCCTTCGAGTTGGACGACCGGTTCACCGGGCACCGCCCGCAGGACATCGAGCGGCTCGGATTCGACGCGGGCAAGCTGCTGCTGCGGATCGACTACGACGACCCGGGCTCGCTGCGCACCCTGGAGTCCACCGCCCGGGTGATCGACGCGATGGCGGAGCGTCATCTCCCGATCTTCGTCGAACCGTTCCTCTGCCGTCGCCGCGATGACGGAACCCTGCGCAACGATCTCAGCGCCGAGGCCGTCACCAAGTCCATCGCCATCGCCAGCGGCCTGGGCGGCAGTTCGGCGTACACGTGGCTGAAGGTCCCCGTCACCGAGAACCCCGACGACATGGCTCGCGTCATGGAGACCTCCACCCTGCCCGCCGTGCTGCTCGGTGGCGATGTCGGCGAGGACCAGGAGGGCGCGTACGAGAAGTGGCGCGGGGCGCTCCAACTCCCCACCGTCCAGGGTCTGGTGGTCGGCCGTTCGCTGCTCTACCCGGCGGACGGCGATGTGGCCGCGGCCGTGGACACCGCCGTAGGACTGCTGTGAGGTCCGCATGAGCAACGAGCTGTACCTCCCCAAGGGCGCCACCGCCGACGCGTACTACGCGCTCGACATCGACCCCAAGCGGGCCGGATGGGCCCACAGCAGCCTGCGGATCGTGGAGCTGGGACCCGGCGGCACGCACATGTTCACCACCGGTGACAGCGAGTGGATCGTGCTCCCCCTCAGCGGTGGATGCGCGGTCCATGTGAAGGACGGAACAGAGTACAGAGAGTTCCAGCTCTTGGGCAGGGACAGCGTGTTCGCCGGAGTCTCCGACTTCGCGTACGTGCCCCGTGACGCCCGGGCACAGATCGCCTCCGGCGCGGGAGGCCGCTTCGCCCTGGCAGGAGCGAAGTGCGAGCGCCGACTCCCCGCCCGCTACGGCCCCGCGCCGGAGGTTCCCGTCGAAGACCGCGGCAGCGGCACCTGCGCCCGCCAGGTGCGGGGCTTCGCCGCAGCCGACGCCTTCGACTGCGACAAGCTCATCGCCGTCGAGGTCATCACTCCCGGCGGTCACTGGTCCTCGTACCCGCCGCACAAGCACGACGAGAACCGCCCCGGCAAGGAGAGCGAACTCGAAGAGATCTACTACTTCGAGATCGACGGTCCGAACGGATACGGCTATCAGCGCGTATTCCCGTCGCGTGAGGGCGGATCCGACGTCCTCGCCGAGGTCCGCACCGGCGACGCCGTCCTCGTACCCGACGGATGGCACGGCCCGTCCATCGCCCAGCCCGGCCACACGATGTACTACCTGAATGTGATGGCCGGGCCCGGCGAGGAAAGGGAATGGCGGATCTGCTTCCACCCGGAACACGTAGACAACACAGCGAGCACAGAGGGATACCGATGACCTCAACGACGAGGCTGACGGTCGCACAGGCGCTGGTGCGGTTCCTGGCCGCCCAGTACACGGAACGGGACGGCGAGCGGCGGCGGCTGATCGGCGCCACCTGGGGCATTTTCGGACACGGCAACGTCGCCGGGATCGGTCAGGCGCTCGTCGAGTACGCCGATGAGATGCCGTACCACCAGGGCCGTAACGAACAGGCCATGGTGCACGCGGCGGTCGGCTACGCGCGCCAGTCCAACCGCCTGTCCACGCACGCCGTGACCACCTCCATCGGCCCCGGCGCCACGAACCTCGTGACCGGTGCCGCCCTCGCGACGATCAACCACCTCCCGGTGCTGCTCCTGCCCGGCGACGTCTTCGCGACCCGCCCCGCCGACCCGGTCCTCCAGCAGCTCGAAGTCCCGTACGCCGGCGATGTGTCGGTCAACGACTGTCTGCGCCCGGTGTCGAAGTACTTCGACCGGATCACCCGTTCCGAGGCGCTGATCCCGGCCGCCCTGCAGGCGATGCGGGTGCTCACCGACCCCGTCGAGACCGGCGCCGTCACGCTCGCGCTGCCGCAGGACGTGCAGGCGGAGGCGTACGACTGGCCCGAGGAGTTCTTCGCCGAGCGCGTCTGGGCCGTACGCCGCCCCGCGCCCGACGCGTCCGAGCTGGCCGCCGCCGTGCACGCGATCCGCGAGGCCCGCCGTCCCCTTCTCGTCGCGGGCGGGGGTGTCCACCACAGCCGCGCCGAGGAGGCGCTCGCCGAACTCGCCGCCGCCACCCGCATCCCCGTCGCCTCCACGCAGGCGGGCAAGGGCTCGCTGCGCTTCGACCATCCGCAGGACGTCGGCGGCATCGGCCACACCGGCACCGCGACCGCCGACGAACTGGCCCGCACCGCCGACCTGGTGATCGGCGTCGGCACCCGCTACACCGACTTCACCACGGCCTCAGGCACCCTGTTCGGCGCCGAGGGTGTCCGTTTCCTGAACCTCAATATCGCGCCGTACGACGGCCACAAGATGTCCGGGCAGACCCTGATCGCGGACGCGCGCGCGGGACTCGAAGAGCTCACCCAGGCACTGCTGCTGCACAAGCACCGCGCCGAGCCCGCGTACGTCACCGAGTACACGGACGACAAGGAGCGCTGGGAGTACCGGGTCGACGCGGCGTACGCAGCCGGGGACCCGGACGTCCGGCCGACCCAGCCGCAGGTCCTCGGCCTGCTCGACGAACTGGTCGACGACGCCGACATCCTGATCAACGCGGCCGGCTCGCTCCCCGGTGACCTGCACAAACTGTGGCGGACCCGGTCCCTTGACCAGTACCACGTCGAGTACGGCTACTCGTGCATGGGCTACGAGATCCCGGCCGCGATCGGCGTACGGATGGCGGCGCCCGACCGCCCCGTGTGGGCGCTGGTCGGCGACGGCACGTATCTGATGATGCCGACGGAGCTCGTCACGGCCGTGCAGGAGGGCATCGCGATCAAGGTACTGATCCTGCAGAACCACGGGTACGCCTCCATCGGCGGCCTCTCCGAGTCCGTGGGCGGCGAGCGGTTCGGCACCGCGTACCGCTACCGCTCCGCGGACCGTACGTACACGGGGGCGCCGCTGCCCGTCGATCTCGCCGCCAACGCGGCCAGCCTGGGCCTGCGGGTCCTGCGCGCGAAGACGGTGCGTGACCTGCGTGCCGCCCTTGCCGAGGCGCGCGCCGCGGACACTCCCACATGTGTCTACGTGGAGACCGAAACGGCAGACACAGTGTCGGGCGCGCCCCCGGCTCAAGCCTGGTGGGATGTCCCTGTGGCCGAGACCGCGACCCGATCGTCGGCGGTCAAGGCGCGCGAGGAGTACGACCGGCACGTCGCCGCCCGACGCCGCCATCTGTGAGGGAGTTTTGGCCATGACGAAGACCGTCAACCACTGGATCGGTGGCAAGCCCGTCGAGAACGCGGCGGGTGCGTCGGCTACGTACGGGCCGGTCACCGACCCGGCGACCGGCGCCGTGACCACCCGGGTCGCCTTCGCGACGGTCGACGAGGTGGACGCCGCGGTAGCCGCCGCGAAGGACGCCTACGCGACCTGGGGCCAGTCCTCGCTGGCCAAGCGGTCCACGATCCTGTTCAAGTTCCGCGCGCTGCTCGACGCGCACCGCGACGAGATCGCCGCGCTGATCACCGCCGAGCACGGCAAGGTGCACTCCGACGCGCTCGGCGAGGTCGCGCGGGGCCTGGAGATCGTCGACCTGGCGTGCGGGATCACCGTACAGCTGAAGGGCGAGCTGTCGACCGAGGTGGCCTCCCGGGTCGACGTAGCCTCGATCCGGCAGCCGCTGGGCGTCGTCGCGGGCATCACGCCGTTCAACTTCCCGGCCATGGTGCCGATGTGGATGTTCCCGATCGCCATCGCGTGCGGCAACACCTTCGTGCTGAAGCCGTCCGAGAAGGACCCGTCGGCCTCCATGAAGGTCGCCGAGCTGCTGGCGGAGGCCGGTCTGCCCGACGGCGTCTTCAACGTCGTCCACGGCGACAAGGTGGCCGTGGACCGCCTCCTGGAGCACCCGGACGTCAAGGCCGTGTCCTTCGTCGGCTCGACCCCGATCGCTCGGTACATCCACACCACCGCCGCCGCGCACGGCAAGCGCGTGCAGGCCCTGGGCGGAGCCAAGAACCACATGCTGGTCCTGCCGGACGCCGACCTGGACGCGGCGGCGGACGCGGCCGTGTCCGCGGCATACGGCTCCGCGGGTGAGCGCTGCATGGCGATCTCCGCCGTCGTGGCCGTCGGCTCGATCGGCGACGAGCTGGTGGAGAAGATCCGCGAGCGCGCCGAGAAGATCAAGATCGGCCCCGGCGACGACCCGGCCTCCGAGATGGGCCCCCTGATCACGGCGGCGCACCGCGACAAGGTCGCGTCGTACGTCCACGGCGCGGCGGTGCAGGGCTCCGAGGTCGTCCTCGACGGCACCGGTTACACCGTCGAGGGCTACGAGGACGGTCACTGGATCGGCCTCTCGCTCCTCGACAAGGTGCCGACGACCGCGGACGCGTACAAGGACGAGATCTTCGGCCCGGTGCTGTGTGTGCTGCGCGTCGACACGTACGAGGAAGGCGTGGCGCTCATCAACGCCTCGCCGTTCGGCAACGGCACCGCGATCTTCACCCGGGACGGCGGCGCCGCCCGCCGCTTCCAGCTGGAGATCGAGGCGGGCATGGTCGGCGTGAACGTGCCGATCCCGGTGCCCGTCGGCTACCACTCCTTCGGCGGCTGGAAGGACTCCCTCTTCGGCGACCACCACATCTACGGCAACGACGGCACGCACTTCTATACCCGCGGCAAGGTCGTCACCACCCGCTGGCCGGACCCGTCCGAGGCCCCGGCGGGAGTCGACCTGGGGTTCCCGCGCAACCACTGAGGTCTTGAACGCGTCTGTCAGGCCGTCCCCCGCGGACGGCCTGACGTCCCTTTTACCTGCGGGCGTAACGGGCCGTAGGCCGCATTCGATGGGCCGTTCGTACGACGGGCGCGGTATGCGGCAGCGGGGCCGTACTCCTTAGGGAGGGGCGGGGGTTCAGCCTGGTGGCTGCATCGGTTGTCAGTGGGCGCCCGTACCTTTGAGGGCATGGATCTTCGACTGCCCCGACTGCGCGGGCCCCGGCGGTGGGTCGCGGCCGCGGCCGCCGCCGTCGTCGTGCTCGCCGGCGCGGGCACGTGGACGGCTGTCGCGTCGGACGACACCCCGCGCGTGCACCGCGCCGACCGCGTCATGGCCATGGGCGGCGGGGTGCGGATCGACACCTCGTACTTCACGGTGGGCGCGAGCTCGGACCGCCGCCCCGCCGTCCTCCTGGGGCACGGCTTCGGCGGCAGCAAGGACGACGTACGGGACGAGGCGGAGAGGCTCGCCCGCGACGGATACGCGGTGCTGACCTGGTCGGCGCGCGGCTTCGGGAAGTCCACCGGCAAGATCGGGCTGAACGACCCCCAGGGCGAGGTCGCCGATGTGTCGAAGCTGATCGACTGGCTGGCCGAACGGCCGGAGGTCCAGCTCGACAAGAGCGGCGACCCGCGCGTCGGCGCCACCGGCGCCTCGTACGGCGGGGCGATCTCCCTGCTGGCCGCCGGGCACGACCAGCGGGTCGACGCAATCGCCCCGGCGATCACGTACTGGAACCTCGCGGACGCCCTCTTCCCGAACGGGGTCTTCAAGAAACTCTGGGCCGGCATCTTCGTCAACTCCGGCGGCGGCTGCGACCAGTTCGAGGCGCGGCTGTGCTCGATGTACAACCGGGTCGCGGAGTCCGGCACGCCGGACGCCGCCGCGCGGGAGCTGCTGGAAGCGCGCTCCCCGTCCGCGGTCGCCGACCGCATCACGGTGCCCACGCTCATCGTGCAGGGCCAGTCCGACTCCCTCTTCCCGCTCGGCCAGGCCGACGCGATGGCCAAGGCGATCCGGGCGGGCGGCGCGCCCGTGGACGTCGACTGGATCTCCGGCGGGCATGACGGCGGCGACATGGAGGCGGACCGCGTCCAGTCCCGCGTCGCCTCGTGGTTCGACCGCTACCTGAAGGACGACAAGAGCGCCGACACGGGCCCCGCCTTCCGCGTCACCCGCACCGGAGGCATCGACTCCACCAACGGCACCGCCCTGCTGCGGGGCGCGAGCGCGGACACCTATCCCGGACTGGACAGCGGCCGGCGCGCCGTCGCGCTGCAGGGCCGCGAGCAGAGCTTCGAGAACCCCGCGGGCGCGAACCCGCCCGCCGTCTCGGCCCTCCCCGGCCTGGGCGGCTCGGGCGGCCTCGCACAGCTCTCGACCCTTGGTGTCGGCGTCTCGCTCGACTTCCCCGGCCAGTACGCGCGGTTCGAGTCCACTGCGTTCGGCGAAGACCTGCGCATCACCGGCTCGCCGGCCGTCACCGTGCACGTCAAGTCGTCCACGGACGACGCGGTCCTCTTCGGGAAGGTGTACGACGTCGGACCGGGCGGCGGTATGCAGCAGGTGCTGCCCTCGCAGCTGGTCACACCGGTGCGGGTCGAGGGCGCCAGGACCGGCAAGGACGTCACCGTCGCGCTGCCCGCCGTCGACCACGAGGTGCGCAAGGGCCACCGGCTGCGCCTCGTCCTCGCCTCCACGGACCTCGGTTATGCGTCACCGGCGACCCCGGCGACGTACACCGTGTCCCTCAAGAGCGACCTCCAGGTCCCGACGGCATCCGGCGTGACGACCGCCGCCGCGCCGCTGCCCGCCTGGGTGTGGTGGCTGCCGCTCGCCGGAGCACTGGTCGCGCTGGCGCTGCTGCTGACGGGCCGCCGCCGTACGACGCCGGGGGCGCCCGATCCGGAGCTGGCCGAAGTGCCGCTCCAGATCACGGACTTGAGCAAGCGGTACGCGAAGTCGGCGGACCGGTACGCGGTACGGGACCTGTCGTTCCGCGTGGAGAAGGGCCAGGTTCTCGGCCTGCTCGGGCCGAACGGCGCGGGCAAGACGACCACCCTGCGCATGCTGATGGGCCTGATCAAGCCGGACGGCGGCGAGATCCGCGTCTTCGGGCACGCGATCCGGCCGGGCGCGCCCGTGCTCTCCCGGGTCGGCGCGTTCGTCGAGGGCGCGGGCTTCCTGCCGCACCTGTCCGGCCGCGAGAACCTGGAGCTGTACTGGCAGGCGACGGGCCGTCCGCCCGAGGACGCCCACCTGGAGGAGGCGCTGGAGATCGCGGGCCTCGGCGACGCGCTGGCCCGCGCGGTCCGCACGTACTCCCAGGGCATGCGCCAGCGGCTCGCCATCGCCCAGGCGATGCTCGGCCTCCCGGACCTCCTCATCCTCGACGAACCGACCAACGGCCTCGACCCGCCCCAGATCCGCGAGATGCGCGAGGTGATGATCCGCTACGCCGCCGCGGGCCGCACGGTCATCGTCTCCAGCCACCTCCTGGCGGAGGTCGAGCAGTCCTGCACCCACCTGGTGGTCATGGACCGCGGCCGGCTGATCCAGGCGGGCCCGGTGTCCGAGATCGTCGGCTCGGGCGACACGCTCCTCGTCGGCACGGGTTCCCCCGTGGAAGAGCCGGTCGTCGAGAAGGTCGGCGCACTGCCGGGCGTGGCCTCGGCCGTCGCCGCCGAGGACGGGCTGCTGGTCCGCCTCGACCCCGGCGGCAGCGCGCAACGCCTGGTCGTGGAGCTGGTACGGCTCGAAGTGCCCGTGGAGTCGGTGGGCCCCCACCGACGTCTCGAAGACGCGTTCCTCACCCTGATCGGAGGCTCAGCATGAGCACGCTCGTCGAGCGGGCCGAGACGGCCGACGGGTACCGGGCGCGGGGCACCCTGCCGCTGCGCGTGGAGCTGATCCGGCAGTTGAAGCGGCGCCGCACCCTCGTGATGGGGGCGATCCTCGCGGTGCTGCCCTTCGTCCTGGTCGTGGCGTTCGCGATCGGCGGCGAGCCGGGCGCGCAGAACGGCCAGGTCACGCTGCTGGACACGGCCACCGCGTCGGGCGCGAACTTCGCCGCGGTGAACCTGTTCGTGTCCGCGGGCTTCCTCCTGGTGATCCCGGTCGCCCTGTTCTGCGGGGACACGATCGCCTCCGAGGCGAGCTGGTCGTCACTGCGCTATCTGCTGGCGGCCCCCGTGCCACGGGCCCGCCTGCTGTGGTCCAAGCTCACCGTCGCGCTGGGCCTCAGCCTCGCCGCGATGGTGCTGCTGCCGGTCGTCGCGCTGGCGGTGGGCACCGCGGCCTACGGCTGGGGCCCGTTGGAGATCCCCACCGGCGGCGAGCTCGACGCGGGCTCCGCGGCCCAGCGGCTCCTCGTGGTGATCGCGTACATCTTCGTGTCCCAACTGGTCACCGCGGGCCTCGCGTTCTGGCTGTCGACGAAGACGGACGCTCCCCTGGGCGCGGTCGGCGGCGCGGTCGGCCTGACGATCGTGGGGAACGTACTGGACGCGGTCACCGCCCTCGGCGACTGGCGCGCCTTCCTGCCCGCGCACTGGCAGTTCGCGTGGGCGGACGCCGTGCAGCCGACCCCGGAGTGGGGCGGCATGATCCAGGGCACGGCGATCTCCATAACGTACGCGCTCGTGCTGTTCGCCCTGGCCTTCCGCGGTTTCCGGCGCAAGGACATCGTGTCGTAGGTCTCCGGAGGATCACCTACCGGTCTCGACGGCCGCCCGTCGTGGCCGCTTTGAGATCCATCCGCAACACCCCGGAGCGCACATCCCGGCCCCCTCGGACGTCACAGTCACAGACGTCGGCCCACACACAGGCCGCTCACCGAGGGGGCACAGATGGGGATGGACCACATAGGGACGGGCGGCACGCGCGGTCGGCGACTGCGCGGCACGCTCCTCGCACTGACAGCGGCGGGCGCCGTGCTGCTGACGGGATGCAGCGCGAGCAGCGGCGGCGGCAACTCATCGGACGGCATGGACAAATCCGGCGGCCGCAACCTCCCCCTGCCCGCCCCCGCCCAGCCGTCGGGCCCGGACACCGCCGAGGGTGAGCAGACCGGCGCCCCCGACCGCGAGTTCGCCCCGGCCCCCGACTACCTCTCCACCTTCGCCCTCGACGTCGACACCGCCTCGTACGGCTATGCCCGCCGCACCCTGGAGGGCGGGGGGATCCCGGACCCGTCCACCATCCGCCCCGAGGAGTTCGTCAACAGCTTCCGCCAGGACTACGAACGCCCCGGCGGCAACGGCTTCTCGGTCACCGTCGACGGCGCCCGCACCGACGACGACCGCTGGTCGCTGGTCCGGGTCGGCCTCGCCACCCGCGCCGCCGAGAGCGACCGCGAACGCCCGCCCGCGGCCCTCACCTTCGTCCTCGACATCTCCGGTTCCATGGCGGAGCCGGGCCGCCTCGACCTGGCCAAGGACTCCCTCGACGTGATGACGGACCGGCTGCGCGACGACGACTCGGTCGCGCTGGTCACCTTCAGCGACGAGGCCGAGACCGTACTGCCGATGACCCGCCTCGGCGACCACCGCGGTCGGGTCCACGACGCGATCGGCGGCCTGGAGCCGGAGGATTCGACCAACCTCGGCGCGGGCGTGGACACCGGGTACGAGACGGCCGTCGAGGGCCTGCGCGAGGGCGCCACCAACCGTGTCGTCGTGATCTCCGACGCACTCGCCAACACCGGCGACACCGACGCGGACTCCATCCTGGAGCGCATCTCCGACGCACGCCGCGAGCACGGCATCACCCTCTTCGGCGTTGGCGTCGGCAGCGAGTACGGCGACGCCCTCATGGAGCGCCTCGCCGACAAGGGCGACGGCCACACCACGTACGTGTCGGACCGCGACGAGGCCCGTACGGTGTTCTGCACCGAGCTCCCGCGGAACATCGGCCTCACGGCCCGCGACGCGAAGGCCCAGGTCGCCTTCGACCCGCAGACGGTCGAGAAGTTCCGGCTGATCGGCTACGACAACCGCAAGGTCGCCGACGAGGACTTCCGCGACGACCGGGTGGACGGCGGCGAGGTGGGCCCCGGCCACACGGTCACCGCGCTCTACGCCGTCCGCACCAGGCCCGGCGCCTCGGGCCACCTCGCCACCGCGAGCGTCCGCTGGCTCGACCCCCGCACCCGCGCCCCGCACGAGGCGTCCGGCCAACTGGAGTCCGGCTCCCTCCACGACGACCTGTGGACCTCCGCCCGCTCCTTCCAAGTCACCGCCGTGGCGGCCTACTTCGCCGACGCCCTGCGCGCGGACGGCGAGGCCCGCCGGAGCAGCACCCTGCCCGGCGCCCTCCCCCTGGACGAACTCGCCGGCCGCGCCCACAGGCTGGCCGACGACTCCGAGGACTCGGCGGTGAGCGGCCTCGCGACCGCGCTCGAGCAGGCGAGCCGACTGAGCGACTGCGAGCTGGACTGCCCGTAGCCCACCGTGCGCAACCCATTGAAATTCCGTTACGCCTGAGTAAGTTGACCCACGAGTAAGAACCCTGCGACCGGGAGCCGTCATGGGCGTACGCAAGGATCTGAAACGGGCCAGGAAGCGCACCGACCTGGCCATTCGCGGCACGTTGGAACTGGTCAGGGACGCGGCCGGCACCGTGCGCGAGGTGCGAACCGCCCGCCTGGCACCGAGCCCCGCCACCGGCAGCACCGCCGACCTGCCCTTCACCAACGCGGTCGAGGCACCGGACGCCGTCGTCCTGCGCCGCAAGGCCCAGGGCACCTGGCGCCCGGTCACCGCCGCCGCCTTCGCCCGCGAAGTCACCGACACCGCCAAGGGGTTGATCGCGGCGGGCCTCGAACCGGGCGGCCGGGTCGCGGTGATGTCCCGTACACGCTACGAGTGGACGGTCCTCGACTTCGCGATCTGGGCGGCCGGCGGCCAGACCGTCCCGGTCTACGCGACCGCGTCCGCCGAGCAAGTGGAGTGGATCGTACGGGACTCGGGCGCGCGTTTCGTGATCGTCGAGACGGCCGAGAACGCGGACACCGTGGCCACCGGCACGGCCCGGCACCCCGAACCCCCACGTGTCTGGGAGCTGGACAAAGTCGCTGTGCCCGAACTCGCCGCCCTGGGACGGGACATCCCCGACGAGGAGGTCACCAAGCGCCGCACCGCCCTGACCCCCGACACGGTCGCGACGGTCTGCTACACCTCCGGAACCACCGGCAAACCCAAGGGCTGCGTCCTCACGCACGCCAACCTGTACGCCGAGGCCGCCAACACGGTCGAGCTGCTGCACCCCATCTTCAAGGAGGTCACAGGCCAGATCGCCTCGACCCTCCTCTTCCTCCCGCTCGCCCACATCCTGGGCCGCACCCTCCAGATCGCCTGTCTGATGGCCCGGATCGAGCTGGGCCACTGCCCGAGCATCAAGCCGGACGAACTGCGCCCCGCCCTCAAGGAGTTCCGCCCCACCTTCCTCGTCGGCGTCCCGTACCTCTTCGAGAAGATCCACGACACCGGCCGCGCCACCGCCGAGAAGATCGGCCGGGGCGCCTCCTTCGACCGCGCCGACCGCATCGGCGTCCGCTTCGCGCAGGCGTACCTGAACAAGTTCCTCGGCGTGGGCAAGGGGCCCGGGCCCGGCCTGTACGCCGCCTGGGCTCTGTACGACCTGCTGGTGTACCGCCGTATCCGCAAGGAGATCGGGGGCCGGGCGCACTACGCCATCAGCGGAGGCTCCCCGCTCGACCGCAACCTCAACCTTTTCTTCTACGCCGCCGGAATCATCGTCTACGAGGGCTACGGCCTGACCGAGACCACCGCGGCGGCCACCATCGTCCCGCCTCTCCGACCCCGCCCCGGCACGGTCGGCCTGCCGGTCCCGGGCACGGCCGTCCGCATCGCCGACGACGGCGAGGTCCTCATCAAGGGCGGCATCGTCTTCGGCGCCTACTGGAACAACCCGGCCGCGACCGACGCCGTCCTCACCGACGACTGGTTCGCGACCGGCGACCTCGGCGCCCTGGACGAGGACGGCTATCTGACCATCACCGGCCGTAAGAAGGACATCCTCGTCACCTCCGGCGGCAAGAACGTCTCGCCCGCCGTCCTGGAGGACCGGCTGCGCAGCCGCCCGCCCGTCGGCCAGTGCGTCGTCGTCGGCGACAACCGCCCGTACGTGGCGGCCCTGATCACCCTCGACCCCGAGTCCGTCGCCCACTGGCTCGCCGTCCGCAAATGGCCCGCGGACACCCCGCTGTCCGAGGTCGTCCGCGACCCCCTGATGCGCGCCGATGTCCAGAAGGCGGTGGACTACGCCAACGAAGCGGTCTCCCGGCCCGAGTCCATCCGCCGGTTCACTCTGGTGGAGGGCGAGTTCACCGAGGACAACGGCCTGCTCACCCCGTCCCTGAAGGTCAAACGCCACGCGGTGTCGGCGGCGTACGTGGCCGAGATCGAGGCGCTGTACGGCGAGGCATGACGCAGCCGCGGCGTGACACGGCGGCGGCATGACACGCGAAACAGCGGGCCGCTCCGAAGAGCGACCCGCTGCGCGCGGTGCCGAGGGGGGTCAGCTGTTGCTGGCGCCGTTGCCCGACAGGACCGGGATGTTGTCCAGGATGTGCGAGAGCGGCTCGTCGCCCTTGATCTGGGTGGAGTTCTCGGTGCACTGCTGGTTCTGCGGGGCCGAGAGGACCGGCACGTCCTGGACGGCGGTGACCGGCACCAGGCCGACGACCGAGCCCACGTTGGCCTTGGCCGGCAGACCGACACACGGCTTGTTCAGCGAGCCCTGGATGAGCGCCATCTGCGGGCTCATGTCGCCGTGCGTTTCCTGGTTGCCGTAACTCTGGACGGCGTTGGTGCCCTGCTCGGTGTTGACGCCGTCGTCGTTGCCGATCGCCAGCGCCTGGGGAGCGGCGGCAGCTGAGATACCGGCGAGAGAGGCGGCAATGGCCGCGGTCGCCCACAGCTTCTTCATGTTCGTTTGCCCTTTCGGAGTGCGGACTCCGGTGCGGAGCCCCGTGATGATCAACAGTCCGCCGGGTGTGCCGGGACCGGAGGTGACGCGCGCCGCTGCCGCTGTCGTCGTGGACGGGACAGCGGCAGCGGGCCGCCGGGGGGATCGGCGGCCCGCTGCGCGCGGTGCCGAGGGGGGTCAGCTGTTGCTGGCGCCGTTGCCCGACAGGACCGGGATGTTGTCCAGGATGTGCGAGAGCGGCTCGTCGCCCTTGACCTGGGTGGAGTTCTCGGTGCACTGCTGGTTCTGCGGGGCCGAGAGGACCGGCACGTCCTGGACGGCGGTGACCGGCACCAGGCCGACGACCGAGCCCACGTTGCCCTTGGCCGGCAGGCCGATGCAGGGCTTGTTCAGCGAGCCCTGGATGAGCGCCATCTGCGGGCTCATCGAGCCGTACGTGTACTGGTTGCCGTAGATCTGTGCGGCGCCGCTACCGTTCTCGGTGGTGACGCCGCCGTCGTTGCCGATCGCCAGCGCCTGGGGCGCGGCGGCAGCAGAGGCTCCGACGACGGAAGCGGCGACTGCCGCGGCAGCCATAACCTTCTTGATCACTTACTGGTCCCTTCTGGAGTAACCCCGTCCACCGGAGCGCTCTGGACAACTGACCCCGGCCCGCATGGTTGCTCCGATTCACTCCGATGGCTCACGCGGCGGACGTGGTCACCGGGCCTCTGGACGAGGTGTTCCATGAATTCCAGGATCGCGAACGGTCCATTCGGGTG
This genomic interval from Streptomyces dengpaensis contains the following:
- the mmsA gene encoding CoA-acylating methylmalonate-semialdehyde dehydrogenase translates to MTKTVNHWIGGKPVENAAGASATYGPVTDPATGAVTTRVAFATVDEVDAAVAAAKDAYATWGQSSLAKRSTILFKFRALLDAHRDEIAALITAEHGKVHSDALGEVARGLEIVDLACGITVQLKGELSTEVASRVDVASIRQPLGVVAGITPFNFPAMVPMWMFPIAIACGNTFVLKPSEKDPSASMKVAELLAEAGLPDGVFNVVHGDKVAVDRLLEHPDVKAVSFVGSTPIARYIHTTAAAHGKRVQALGGAKNHMLVLPDADLDAAADAAVSAAYGSAGERCMAISAVVAVGSIGDELVEKIRERAEKIKIGPGDDPASEMGPLITAAHRDKVASYVHGAAVQGSEVVLDGTGYTVEGYEDGHWIGLSLLDKVPTTADAYKDEIFGPVLCVLRVDTYEEGVALINASPFGNGTAIFTRDGGAARRFQLEIEAGMVGVNVPIPVPVGYHSFGGWKDSLFGDHHIYGNDGTHFYTRGKVVTTRWPDPSEAPAGVDLGFPRNH
- the iolD gene encoding 3D-(3,5/4)-trihydroxycyclohexane-1,2-dione acylhydrolase (decyclizing), which translates into the protein MTSTTRLTVAQALVRFLAAQYTERDGERRRLIGATWGIFGHGNVAGIGQALVEYADEMPYHQGRNEQAMVHAAVGYARQSNRLSTHAVTTSIGPGATNLVTGAALATINHLPVLLLPGDVFATRPADPVLQQLEVPYAGDVSVNDCLRPVSKYFDRITRSEALIPAALQAMRVLTDPVETGAVTLALPQDVQAEAYDWPEEFFAERVWAVRRPAPDASELAAAVHAIREARRPLLVAGGGVHHSRAEEALAELAAATRIPVASTQAGKGSLRFDHPQDVGGIGHTGTATADELARTADLVIGVGTRYTDFTTASGTLFGAEGVRFLNLNIAPYDGHKMSGQTLIADARAGLEELTQALLLHKHRAEPAYVTEYTDDKERWEYRVDAAYAAGDPDVRPTQPQVLGLLDELVDDADILINAAGSLPGDLHKLWRTRSLDQYHVEYGYSCMGYEIPAAIGVRMAAPDRPVWALVGDGTYLMMPTELVTAVQEGIAIKVLILQNHGYASIGGLSESVGGERFGTAYRYRSADRTYTGAPLPVDLAANAASLGLRVLRAKTVRDLRAALAEARAADTPTCVYVETETADTVSGAPPAQAWWDVPVAETATRSSAVKAREEYDRHVAARRRHL
- a CDS encoding Cgl0159 family (beta/alpha)8-fold protein — its product is MSARNVDIPHLVHTRTHHPEAIAEAAARRPRRPLVNDSGRLMIVAADHPARGALAVGERKFAMASRADLLERLCLALSRPGVDGVLATADILDDLLLLGALDHKVVIGSMNRGGLAGASFELDDRFTGHRPQDIERLGFDAGKLLLRIDYDDPGSLRTLESTARVIDAMAERHLPIFVEPFLCRRRDDGTLRNDLSAEAVTKSIAIASGLGGSSAYTWLKVPVTENPDDMARVMETSTLPAVLLGGDVGEDQEGAYEKWRGALQLPTVQGLVVGRSLLYPADGDVAAAVDTAVGLL
- the iolB gene encoding 5-deoxy-glucuronate isomerase, whose protein sequence is MSNELYLPKGATADAYYALDIDPKRAGWAHSSLRIVELGPGGTHMFTTGDSEWIVLPLSGGCAVHVKDGTEYREFQLLGRDSVFAGVSDFAYVPRDARAQIASGAGGRFALAGAKCERRLPARYGPAPEVPVEDRGSGTCARQVRGFAAADAFDCDKLIAVEVITPGGHWSSYPPHKHDENRPGKESELEEIYYFEIDGPNGYGYQRVFPSREGGSDVLAEVRTGDAVLVPDGWHGPSIAQPGHTMYYLNVMAGPGEEREWRICFHPEHVDNTASTEGYR